A portion of the Sphingobacterium spiritivorum genome contains these proteins:
- a CDS encoding Ku protein has product MRAIWTGAIGFGLVNIPVKIYSATQSSSLDLDMLDRKDKSNIKYKRVNEKTGKEVAWENIVKGYMLKDKYIVLEEADFEDASPEKNKMINLQSFVKLEEIDSIYFDTPYYLEPQKGGDKTYQLLLKGLEKSKTAGLGSFVMRNIENLVIIKPYQNMLLLNKLRFEEEIRSPEELKIPGTSRIKKEEMDMALQLIKQHSHSFDISGYKNEYTRDLLKIIKQKDKGKRATIRKMTVENTKAADLLAQLKASLA; this is encoded by the coding sequence ATGAGAGCAATTTGGACAGGAGCAATAGGCTTTGGACTAGTAAATATTCCGGTTAAGATATACAGTGCCACGCAAAGCAGTTCACTGGATCTGGATATGTTAGATCGGAAAGACAAGTCAAACATTAAGTACAAAAGGGTGAATGAGAAGACTGGAAAAGAAGTCGCCTGGGAAAATATTGTCAAAGGATATATGCTGAAAGACAAATATATAGTTCTTGAAGAGGCTGACTTTGAGGATGCAAGTCCTGAAAAAAATAAAATGATCAATCTCCAGTCCTTTGTTAAACTGGAAGAAATAGATAGTATCTATTTTGATACTCCCTATTATTTAGAGCCGCAGAAGGGGGGAGATAAAACCTATCAATTGCTCTTGAAAGGATTAGAAAAAAGCAAAACTGCTGGTTTAGGATCCTTTGTTATGCGTAATATTGAGAATCTGGTCATTATAAAACCCTACCAAAATATGCTGTTGCTCAATAAACTTCGATTTGAAGAAGAAATCCGCTCCCCTGAAGAATTAAAAATTCCGGGAACTTCCAGAATCAAAAAAGAAGAAATGGATATGGCCTTACAACTTATCAAACAACATAGCCATAGCTTTGATATCTCCGGATATAAAAATGAATATACGCGAGATTTGCTTAAAATCATCAAACAGAAAGACAAAGGCAAAAGGGCAACTATCCGAAAGATGACTGTAGAAAATACAAAAGCAGCAGATCTGTTGGCTCAGCTGAAAGCAAGTTTAGCTTAA
- a CDS encoding YihY/virulence factor BrkB family protein — MSRTNSKGSNFVKDFFSIIKTSAMGFINEDCLKYSASLAYYTIFSIGPILVLIISLAGVFFGQDAIEGKVFTEMKGLVGPSAARQIQEVIMNLKLSGKSNLALVVSIITLLIGATSVFGDIQNSINRIWHVRAKPKKGWVKVIKDRLLSSSLVISLGFLLMVTLVVNGVILAFTDRLQRYFPDITVVLLDAINFSISFAVIFILFGIIFRALPDVKIAWRTVRSGAFFTAILFVIGRFVIGLYLQTSGTESTYGAAGSIILVLLWVYYTAAILYFGAIYTREYAAIKGIPIQPSDFAVHVEEKEVEKEVKVLPPPDHDKT, encoded by the coding sequence ATGAGTAGGACAAATTCGAAAGGCAGCAACTTTGTTAAAGACTTCTTTTCCATTATAAAGACATCTGCTATGGGATTTATAAATGAGGATTGTCTCAAGTATAGTGCTTCACTGGCCTATTATACTATTTTTTCAATAGGACCTATTTTAGTTTTAATTATCTCTTTGGCTGGTGTATTTTTTGGTCAGGATGCTATCGAAGGCAAAGTGTTTACGGAGATGAAAGGTCTTGTAGGACCAAGTGCTGCCAGGCAAATACAGGAAGTGATCATGAATCTCAAATTATCCGGTAAATCAAATCTCGCTCTTGTCGTAAGTATTATTACGTTACTGATCGGAGCAACATCGGTATTCGGAGATATTCAGAATTCGATAAACAGAATATGGCATGTACGTGCCAAACCTAAAAAGGGATGGGTAAAGGTCATCAAAGACCGTTTATTATCTTCTTCTCTTGTGATAAGTCTGGGGTTTCTGCTGATGGTTACTTTGGTGGTGAATGGGGTAATACTTGCATTTACAGATCGTTTGCAACGTTACTTTCCGGATATTACGGTAGTTCTGCTGGATGCGATCAATTTCTCAATAAGTTTTGCTGTTATATTTATTCTGTTTGGAATAATATTCAGGGCGCTGCCAGATGTTAAGATTGCGTGGCGAACTGTACGTTCAGGAGCTTTTTTTACCGCCATATTATTTGTTATCGGACGATTTGTTATCGGGTTGTACCTCCAGACTTCGGGCACAGAATCTACTTATGGAGCTGCAGGATCCATTATATTAGTTTTGCTGTGGGTATATTATACAGCGGCCATACTCTATTTTGGAGCTATTTATACACGAGAATATGCCGCTATAAAAGGTATTCCGATACAGCCTTCTGATTTTGCTGTGCATGTGGAGGAGAAAGAGGTTGAAAAGGAAGTCAAAGTCCTGCCTCCTCCGGATCATGACAAAACATAA
- a CDS encoding glycoside hydrolase family 130 protein yields MTLNVVRKSIFFKPDSRRVLARYFNLSVERSIKIVQRVLKMSKQEKADTLNQVLRNFSKRHRSVVSILEKNYKRTETILREMNIKDEDVSYKEKLLIGAYFTMEYSIEAAAFFNPSVVESPDQTQLKDGEKRIILSFRATGEGHVSSIVFRSAIIDKDLNIYLDEVGTLLEKPKQFKSHRYQKEDFIDKLLQMHDPEEDVLAVIRAKLTDSFTYEELRRFVKEMQQENELTQDSQTLMSQIMWLASSHYEMTYSLDTSISERVIFPISDTEKNGIEDARFVRFRGEKNQQTYYATYTAYDGFTILPKLMSTKDFIHFKVQPINGKIANKGAALFPRKIKGKYAMLCRVDGENNYIAFSEDINTWQQDITLLKEPEYPWELVQLGNCGSPIETEKGWLVLTHGVGPMREYTLGAILLDLEDPTKIIGKLNEPLLYPNADEREGYVPNVVYSCGQIIHNGHLIIPYAMSDYASTYASVDLKELLDALT; encoded by the coding sequence ATGACCCTGAATGTAGTCAGAAAAAGCATCTTTTTTAAGCCCGATTCCAGACGTGTACTTGCCCGTTATTTTAACCTCAGTGTAGAACGATCTATCAAAATAGTTCAGCGGGTGCTGAAAATGAGCAAACAGGAAAAAGCAGATACACTTAATCAGGTGCTGCGTAATTTCTCGAAGAGACATCGTAGTGTGGTGTCTATTTTAGAAAAAAATTATAAAAGAACAGAAACCATCCTGAGGGAAATGAATATTAAGGATGAGGATGTTAGTTATAAGGAAAAGCTCCTCATAGGAGCCTATTTTACAATGGAATATTCTATTGAAGCTGCCGCATTTTTTAATCCTTCGGTAGTAGAATCGCCTGATCAGACCCAATTAAAGGATGGGGAAAAGCGGATTATCCTGAGTTTTAGAGCCACTGGTGAAGGACATGTATCCTCTATCGTATTCCGCTCAGCTATTATTGACAAAGACCTCAATATCTATCTGGACGAAGTGGGTACCCTATTGGAAAAACCAAAACAATTTAAAAGTCACCGGTATCAGAAAGAAGATTTTATAGATAAACTGTTACAGATGCATGATCCCGAAGAGGATGTGCTTGCTGTTATCAGAGCCAAACTAACAGATTCCTTTACATATGAAGAACTCCGGAGATTTGTCAAAGAGATGCAGCAGGAAAATGAGTTGACTCAGGATAGTCAGACACTGATGTCACAGATTATGTGGCTGGCTTCTTCTCATTATGAGATGACTTATTCGCTGGATACTTCTATTTCAGAAAGGGTTATCTTTCCAATTTCAGATACGGAGAAAAATGGAATCGAGGACGCCAGATTTGTACGCTTCAGAGGAGAGAAAAATCAGCAGACTTATTATGCGACCTATACTGCTTATGATGGGTTCACGATTCTGCCCAAACTGATGTCTACCAAAGATTTTATTCATTTTAAAGTACAGCCCATTAACGGTAAGATTGCTAATAAGGGAGCAGCTCTTTTCCCAAGGAAAATAAAAGGCAAATATGCCATGTTATGCCGGGTAGATGGTGAAAATAATTACATTGCATTTTCAGAAGATATCAATACCTGGCAACAGGATATCACTTTACTGAAAGAACCGGAATATCCCTGGGAACTGGTACAATTGGGCAATTGCGGATCACCTATAGAAACCGAAAAAGGGTGGCTTGTGCTGACACATGGTGTAGGGCCTATGCGGGAATATACGTTAGGAGCAATTTTACTGGACCTCGAAGATCCTACGAAGATAATCGGAAAGTTGAATGAACCTTTGCTATATCCTAATGCAGATGAGAGAGAAGGGTATGTGCCGAATGTAGTATACTCCTGTGGACAGATTATTCACAACGGACATCTTATCATTCCTTATGCTATGTCAGATTATGCTTCTACATATGCATCCGTAGATCTGAAAGAGCTACTGGACGCATTGACATAG
- a CDS encoding lipocalin family protein — MKNKYSYNCLLIICALISFLFIQCQTIPENVKAVENFDQSRYLGKWYEIARFDFKFEKNLKNTTATYSLHKDGSIKVVNTGFDTVERKQKEAIGKAKFVDEPTNGMLKVSFFGPFYSGYNVIALDSAYRYALIAGKNLDYLWILSRTPTLPDQIKREYLIKAKEAGYDLNKLIWVQQDSAK, encoded by the coding sequence ATGAAAAATAAATACTCTTATAATTGCCTGTTAATCATCTGCGCCCTTATTTCCTTTTTGTTCATCCAATGCCAGACCATTCCAGAAAATGTGAAAGCTGTAGAAAATTTTGATCAAAGCCGTTATCTTGGTAAATGGTACGAAATAGCTAGGTTTGATTTTAAATTCGAGAAAAATCTTAAAAATACAACGGCCACTTATTCTCTCCATAAAGATGGGTCTATAAAAGTCGTGAATACAGGTTTTGATACTGTGGAACGTAAACAAAAGGAAGCTATTGGAAAAGCTAAGTTTGTAGACGAACCTACTAATGGAATGCTAAAAGTCTCTTTTTTTGGTCCGTTTTATTCGGGATACAATGTCATAGCTCTTGATTCCGCATATCGATATGCGCTGATAGCCGGCAAAAATCTTGACTACCTGTGGATCCTCTCACGGACCCCCACTCTTCCGGATCAGATTAAAAGAGAATATCTGATTAAAGCCAAGGAAGCAGGCTATGACCTGAACAAATTGATCTGGGTACAGCAAGATTCTGCGAAGTAA
- a CDS encoding DNA topoisomerase IB, whose amino-acid sequence MKTSAPLPHAALDIKLRYVSDKQPGYTRKEKNGKFVYFSDKGKIADKKVLDRIRALVLPPAWQKVWICTQANGHIQATGIDAHGRKQYRYHNDWSAFRNLKKFDRLEGFARKLKLLRVQLKKDLRRKKLTKEKVCAIAVNIMSHTYIRAGNKAYEQEYGSFGLTTLKNKHIKIESNKVFFKFKGKKGVVQQVYLKEPKLVKMLKNIKDIPGQELFQYYNKNGEIVRLDSGDINSYLKESMKDDYTCKDFRTWAGCTLALMVMAGIPVAETETERKKNLVHIIDEVASKLGNTRTVTRNYYIHPELQNQYLDQRLTPVLNRIVKKNTDKFTLTEIAEKSFLKFLLSLPSA is encoded by the coding sequence ATGAAGACCTCAGCCCCCTTGCCACATGCGGCACTAGATATCAAGCTTAGATATGTATCCGATAAGCAGCCCGGATATACCCGAAAAGAGAAAAACGGAAAATTCGTTTACTTTTCAGATAAAGGTAAAATAGCTGACAAGAAGGTATTAGACCGTATCCGGGCATTAGTACTGCCTCCTGCATGGCAAAAGGTTTGGATCTGCACTCAGGCAAACGGACACATACAGGCCACGGGTATAGATGCTCACGGCCGTAAGCAATATCGCTATCACAATGACTGGTCTGCCTTCAGAAATCTGAAAAAATTTGATCGCCTGGAAGGGTTTGCAAGAAAACTGAAACTTTTGAGAGTTCAGTTAAAGAAAGATCTGAGACGCAAGAAACTCACAAAAGAGAAAGTATGTGCCATAGCTGTAAACATCATGAGTCACACTTACATCAGAGCAGGCAATAAAGCTTACGAGCAGGAATATGGATCATTTGGGTTGACAACACTGAAAAACAAACATATTAAAATCGAAAGCAACAAAGTTTTTTTCAAATTCAAAGGAAAGAAAGGTGTCGTCCAACAAGTGTATCTCAAAGAACCTAAACTGGTAAAAATGTTGAAAAACATTAAAGATATACCCGGTCAGGAACTCTTTCAATATTATAACAAGAATGGTGAAATTGTACGGTTAGACTCGGGCGATATCAACTCCTATCTGAAGGAATCCATGAAGGACGATTATACGTGCAAAGATTTCAGAACATGGGCGGGATGTACGCTCGCATTAATGGTCATGGCCGGGATACCAGTTGCTGAAACTGAAACAGAACGAAAAAAGAATTTGGTTCATATTATAGACGAGGTCGCTTCAAAATTAGGAAATACACGAACTGTCACGCGGAACTATTATATTCATCCTGAATTACAAAATCAATATCTGGATCAGCGTCTGACACCTGTACTCAATCGTATAGTAAAGAAAAACACAGACAAGTTCACGCTCACAGAAATTGCAGAAAAATCCTTTTTAAAGTTTCTTTTATCTCTTCCTTCAGCATAG
- a CDS encoding ferritin-like domain-containing protein has translation MATTTAKSSSASKTIPAKSSNKEDSKIKAKSGAAKDLADLFEDGLKDIYWAEKELTKALPKMDKNATSPQLKKAIQKHLKETEEHIARLEKCFESIGKKAKAEKCDAMAGLIEEGKSIMEETEVGNVRDAGIIAAAQKVEHYEIATYGTLAAFAKVLGNKESLKLLLMTLEEEKSCDETLTGIADTNLNSKAE, from the coding sequence ATGGCAACTACAACAGCTAAAAGCAGCAGTGCATCAAAAACTATACCTGCGAAATCCTCAAATAAAGAAGATTCCAAAATTAAAGCTAAATCCGGAGCGGCTAAAGATCTGGCAGATTTATTTGAAGACGGATTGAAAGATATCTATTGGGCAGAAAAAGAGCTGACCAAAGCATTGCCCAAGATGGATAAAAATGCAACTTCTCCGCAGCTTAAAAAAGCTATTCAGAAGCACCTCAAAGAAACGGAAGAACATATCGCCCGTTTAGAAAAATGCTTCGAATCAATTGGTAAAAAAGCTAAAGCTGAGAAATGCGATGCCATGGCCGGGCTCATTGAAGAAGGCAAAAGTATAATGGAAGAAACAGAAGTCGGCAACGTAAGAGATGCAGGTATCATTGCGGCAGCACAGAAAGTAGAGCACTATGAAATCGCTACTTACGGAACCTTAGCTGCATTTGCAAAAGTATTGGGTAATAAAGAAAGCTTAAAGCTCTTATTAATGACACTCGAAGAGGAAAAAAGCTGTGACGAAACTTTAACGGGCATCGCCGATACAAACTTAAATTCGAAAGCAGAATAA
- a CDS encoding SulP family inorganic anion transporter — MNSFLPFFDFKQKVNYRIEILAGLTVAMTMIPESLSFAILAGLSPLTGLYAAFLMGLITAVLGGRPGMVSGGAGATVVVLIALAATHGVEYLFAAIILAGVLQFLVGLFRWGKFVRLIPQPVMYGFLNGLAIIIFMAQIHQFKVVENGVSHWLSGSALYIMVGLTVLTMLIVYFFPKVTRTIPASLVAIMVIFVIVLAGGIETKTVSDIASVSGSLPVFHIPTVPMTWDTLQLVFPYALVMAGVGLIESLLTLSMVDEITNTKGNSNREAMAQGTANVVNGFFGGMGGCAMVAQTLVNLNAGSRARLSAIIGALTILLIILIGSPVIERIPMAALVGVMIMVSIGTFQWVSVRLVNKMPKSDIFVGVLVAAITVLLHNLALAVLVGVVISALVFAWDNAKRIRARKSIDAEGNKIYEINGPLFFGSAAHFTEKFDVSEDPDQIIIDFKESRLVDMTAIDAVHKLTSKYAENGKRVILRHLSADSRKLLADAAGLIEVNVEDDPTYKVMPE; from the coding sequence ATGAATTCTTTTCTCCCCTTCTTCGATTTTAAGCAAAAGGTCAACTATAGGATTGAGATCCTTGCAGGTCTTACTGTCGCTATGACTATGATTCCGGAATCTTTATCCTTTGCTATTCTGGCTGGATTGAGTCCGCTTACAGGCTTATATGCTGCATTTCTGATGGGACTGATTACAGCTGTGCTAGGAGGGCGCCCCGGAATGGTTTCCGGTGGAGCGGGAGCAACAGTGGTGGTGCTGATTGCTTTGGCGGCAACACATGGTGTGGAATATTTGTTTGCTGCGATCATTCTGGCGGGTGTACTTCAATTTTTAGTAGGGCTATTCCGCTGGGGTAAGTTTGTAAGACTTATTCCACAACCAGTAATGTATGGTTTTCTGAATGGTCTGGCTATCATTATATTTATGGCACAAATACATCAGTTTAAGGTGGTGGAGAATGGGGTTAGTCACTGGTTGTCCGGATCTGCTCTTTATATTATGGTCGGACTGACAGTACTGACGATGTTGATCGTGTATTTCTTTCCCAAAGTGACCCGTACGATCCCTGCTTCATTGGTCGCAATTATGGTCATCTTCGTGATTGTGCTTGCCGGAGGTATAGAGACAAAGACTGTATCTGATATCGCATCCGTGAGCGGATCCCTTCCTGTTTTTCATATACCAACTGTTCCGATGACATGGGATACCTTACAGCTCGTATTTCCCTATGCACTGGTTATGGCAGGAGTAGGACTGATTGAATCCTTGCTGACGCTTTCAATGGTGGATGAAATCACCAATACAAAAGGAAACTCAAACCGGGAAGCGATGGCACAGGGTACTGCGAATGTAGTGAATGGTTTCTTTGGAGGGATGGGCGGTTGTGCCATGGTCGCTCAGACTTTGGTAAATCTGAATGCCGGTTCCAGAGCCAGGCTTTCAGCCATAATAGGCGCATTGACTATATTGCTTATTATTCTGATTGGCAGTCCTGTTATTGAACGTATTCCCATGGCCGCTTTGGTAGGCGTGATGATAATGGTTTCTATAGGTACCTTTCAGTGGGTTTCGGTACGGCTTGTGAATAAAATGCCTAAATCGGATATTTTTGTGGGCGTACTGGTAGCAGCTATAACCGTGCTGCTCCACAATCTGGCTTTGGCCGTTTTGGTGGGCGTGGTAATATCGGCTCTGGTGTTTGCCTGGGACAATGCCAAAAGGATTCGCGCCCGCAAGAGTATAGATGCGGAAGGTAATAAGATTTATGAAATAAATGGTCCGCTTTTCTTTGGATCAGCCGCTCATTTTACAGAAAAATTTGATGTATCTGAAGATCCGGATCAGATTATAATCGATTTTAAGGAAAGCCGGTTGGTCGACATGACTGCTATTGACGCAGTACATAAACTGACATCGAAATACGCGGAGAATGGGAAACGTGTCATATTACGGCACCTGAGTGCAGATTCCCGTAAACTGCTTGCGGATGCGGCTGGTCTCATTGAGGTGAATGTAGAAGATGATCCTACATATAAAGTGATGCCCGAATAG
- a CDS encoding Rho termination factor — protein MSKDHGNQIKDDEKYEALRHKGMSKEKAARIANTPDASRKGGKSSDLDDRKKSELLAEAKKIGIKGRHSMNKSKLIDAIRNH, from the coding sequence ATGAGCAAAGATCACGGAAATCAAATCAAGGATGATGAAAAATACGAAGCTCTGCGCCATAAAGGCATGAGTAAAGAAAAAGCAGCACGTATTGCCAATACGCCTGATGCCAGCCGGAAGGGTGGAAAAAGTAGTGATCTTGATGACCGCAAAAAATCTGAGCTTTTGGCTGAAGCCAAAAAAATTGGAATAAAAGGAAGACATAGCATGAATAAAAGCAAACTTATTGATGCTATAAGAAATCATTGA
- a CDS encoding ATP-binding protein: MIPNQILCENEPIHLCGRVQHFGLLLILDQKLIISGISENWGNYLQEEPDLYLEQDAVKFLSFHFADHAEEIKERLDHFSHSIEGRSVIELKLGQSSYYLSIYRVNEYIYLEFEATSNTPPSWLNLYSYSKKIDRSNQKVWEQLCESVHDVIRFDRVMIYQFLEDGSGKVIAERVAEDCEPHLGLRYPEFDIPKQARALYLIHPTRLTSDISAPTYAIRSQRQLDFDLTYTTIRALSPVHLQYLENAGAQSSISFSIIVHDKLWGLVTCQHRTAKAVDLAQRHLAVLLTQYAVTKYLSNVKEKDIQLLREINTFELELKEKLLIKNDILSALSSSIQSLGDLIHADGVAIRYSDRIITHGAAPSPKEIESIHQYINGFTDKLLFKDHNFLLNHSSNFRFCPCFAGVGKVDIDSSRTFSIYWFRKEYVYEEKWAGKPEKVLKYDSQKDQYYPSPRTSFEIWKDAVEGTAMKWNKNDIYFMRRVRQLIRESMLRKSVEIKSLNKELILLNNTLDTYSSTVTHDLKNPLSTIKLSAQLMKMRKETDPAFLNKVSTNILDAVSLMENMMSKILEFSRARVYNFKPERIEVSSTIEQIAQQCLEIYNMPLSSIQTGTLRPVWGEKTLLYQLFMNIINNAVKYSSKVEEPLITINSTLEGDWIRYEIKDNGIGIAPDELKTVYEIFKRLPNASSYEGTGIGLAIVKRIVERLNGKIDILSELGKGTTVVVRLQEIED, translated from the coding sequence ATGATCCCCAATCAGATTCTGTGTGAGAATGAGCCTATTCATTTATGTGGCCGTGTGCAACATTTCGGCCTTTTATTGATATTGGATCAGAAACTCATTATCTCCGGTATCAGTGAAAATTGGGGAAACTACCTGCAAGAAGAGCCTGATCTTTATCTTGAACAGGACGCCGTTAAGTTTCTTTCTTTTCATTTCGCTGATCATGCAGAAGAAATTAAAGAGCGGCTCGATCACTTCTCTCATTCCATAGAAGGTCGTTCTGTTATTGAACTAAAGCTCGGACAATCCAGTTATTACCTGAGCATCTATAGGGTCAATGAGTATATCTATCTTGAGTTTGAAGCCACTTCCAATACACCCCCGTCGTGGCTGAACTTATACTCGTATTCAAAAAAGATAGATCGTTCTAATCAGAAGGTATGGGAACAACTTTGCGAAAGTGTGCATGACGTCATCCGATTTGACAGAGTTATGATCTATCAGTTTCTGGAGGACGGAAGCGGCAAAGTCATCGCTGAACGTGTAGCTGAAGATTGTGAGCCTCATTTGGGGCTACGATATCCGGAATTTGATATTCCTAAGCAGGCTCGCGCACTTTATCTCATACACCCGACGAGATTGACATCAGACATCTCTGCTCCGACTTATGCGATCAGAAGTCAACGACAATTAGATTTCGACCTTACCTACACCACAATACGGGCACTTTCACCAGTTCATTTACAATATCTGGAAAATGCAGGCGCTCAATCGAGCATAAGCTTTTCTATTATTGTACATGACAAGTTGTGGGGACTTGTCACTTGTCAGCACAGGACAGCAAAAGCCGTAGATCTTGCTCAAAGGCATCTGGCTGTATTGCTGACACAATATGCTGTCACCAAATATCTCAGTAATGTTAAGGAAAAAGATATTCAATTACTTAGGGAAATCAATACGTTTGAACTTGAACTTAAGGAGAAGCTCCTCATAAAGAATGATATTCTCTCCGCTTTATCTTCATCTATTCAGTCGCTTGGCGATCTTATCCACGCAGATGGAGTAGCTATACGTTATTCTGACCGTATCATTACACATGGAGCTGCCCCTTCTCCAAAAGAGATTGAAAGCATACATCAATATATCAATGGTTTCACGGACAAGCTGTTATTTAAGGATCATAATTTTCTTCTGAACCATAGCAGCAACTTCCGCTTTTGCCCGTGCTTTGCGGGCGTCGGAAAAGTAGATATTGACAGTAGCCGTACTTTTAGCATTTATTGGTTTCGAAAAGAATATGTGTATGAAGAAAAATGGGCAGGAAAACCGGAGAAAGTATTAAAATATGATTCTCAAAAAGATCAGTACTACCCTTCTCCGCGTACGTCTTTTGAAATATGGAAAGATGCTGTAGAAGGCACAGCTATGAAATGGAACAAAAACGATATCTATTTTATGCGACGTGTCAGGCAATTGATCAGAGAAAGCATGCTTCGCAAATCTGTCGAAATAAAAAGCCTCAATAAAGAACTTATTCTGTTGAACAATACACTCGACACCTATTCCAGCACGGTAACACATGATTTGAAAAATCCGCTTTCGACAATAAAACTATCTGCTCAATTGATGAAGATGCGAAAGGAAACAGATCCTGCATTTCTCAATAAAGTCTCTACCAATATTCTCGATGCGGTATCCTTAATGGAAAATATGATGTCTAAGATTCTGGAATTCTCTCGCGCCCGGGTCTACAACTTCAAACCGGAGCGTATAGAAGTGTCCTCGACTATCGAGCAGATTGCACAGCAATGTCTGGAAATTTACAATATGCCTCTTTCCAGTATTCAGACAGGAACACTTCGTCCGGTATGGGGTGAAAAAACATTGCTCTACCAGTTGTTTATGAATATCATCAACAATGCAGTGAAATATTCCAGCAAAGTAGAAGAGCCACTGATTACTATAAACAGTACGTTGGAAGGAGACTGGATCCGGTACGAAATAAAGGATAACGGAATTGGGATTGCTCCTGATGAACTTAAGACAGTGTATGAAATCTTCAAAAGGTTACCGAATGCATCGTCCTATGAAGGGACGGGAATAGGACTTGCTATTGTAAAACGCATTGTCGAAAGACTCAACGGCAAAATCGATATCCTCAGCGAATTAGGCAAAGGTACTACTGTGGTTGTCAGGCTTCAGGAAATAGAAGATTAG
- a CDS encoding DUF1905 domain-containing protein gives MGFIAVIDKIGINPFVFVPELVLRELITAAGQHKGKIPVSLTIDGIAFTQTLVKYAGEWRLYINGPMLKATGKTVGDTADFTLAFNADKPEIQIHPLLAKALTQNSEAEAVFRTLTPSLQLEIIRYISHLKQEDSIVRNVGKAINFLLGKERFIGREPINMKKDADSLL, from the coding sequence ATGGGCTTTATTGCGGTCATTGATAAAATAGGTATTAATCCCTTTGTGTTTGTTCCTGAACTTGTTTTGCGGGAACTGATAACAGCAGCCGGTCAGCATAAAGGGAAAATTCCTGTATCGTTAACCATTGATGGGATTGCTTTTACCCAGACATTAGTTAAGTATGCAGGCGAATGGCGCCTGTACATCAATGGCCCTATGCTCAAAGCTACAGGAAAAACTGTTGGAGATACGGCTGACTTTACGTTAGCATTTAATGCTGATAAACCTGAAATCCAGATACATCCACTTCTGGCAAAAGCTTTAACACAAAATTCAGAAGCAGAGGCTGTTTTTCGGACTTTAACTCCATCCCTGCAGTTGGAGATTATCCGTTATATATCTCATTTAAAACAGGAAGATAGTATTGTACGAAATGTCGGAAAAGCGATAAACTTTTTGTTAGGAAAAGAAAGATTTATAGGTCGGGAGCCCATTAATATGAAAAAGGATGCTGACAGCCTGCTATAG
- a CDS encoding RNA polymerase sigma factor has translation MTRNEFNTQVMEQTNELRSFAKRFTKDNEEINDLLQETFLKAVTYFQNFKEGTNLKGWLYTIMKNTFINGYRRVSKTQSFITTEEEVSSSQMYFSAVHNWGENKFVMDDIQQALSELDKGCYVPFTMYFEGYKYYEIAEHLNLPVGTVKTRIHMARKKLKNVLAVYQ, from the coding sequence ATGACTAGAAACGAATTTAATACTCAGGTTATGGAGCAAACAAATGAACTCCGGAGCTTTGCAAAACGCTTTACAAAAGATAATGAAGAAATCAACGATCTTCTTCAGGAGACGTTTCTCAAAGCTGTGACCTACTTTCAAAATTTTAAAGAGGGAACTAATCTTAAAGGTTGGTTATACACTATTATGAAGAATACCTTCATAAATGGTTATCGCAGAGTTTCTAAAACACAGTCATTCATTACAACCGAGGAAGAGGTGAGTTCTTCACAGATGTATTTTTCAGCTGTTCATAACTGGGGAGAAAATAAATTTGTAATGGACGATATCCAACAAGCTCTTTCCGAACTGGATAAAGGCTGTTATGTACCTTTCACTATGTATTTTGAAGGATATAAATACTACGAGATTGCAGAGCATCTGAATTTGCCTGTGGGGACGGTCAAAACGCGGATTCATATGGCAAGAAAAAAATTGAAGAATGTTTTAGCCGTTTATCAATAA